The segment CGGCCGGGCCTGCCCGCCGCCGCCGCTTGGGGTGCGGCCAGCGGCGCAACCGTTGCCCGCGCCCGCCGCTGGGCAGTCGCCGTCACCGTGCCGCACTTCCGTGCAATGTCGGACGAGGTGAACGCCATGACATGGTGAACCCATGCCCCTGAAGTTGACAAGAAACCCTCAGTGAGGCATACTTGTACTTGTTGGGCGGGGAGGGCAACCCCGGTCGGCACCCACGACAGACGAACACGCGCGAAGGACTTCATACATGACCATCACCCTGGCCAGGACCTCCACCCGCAACGCGAGCCTTTCCGAGATCGTGGGCATTCTGCGCGAGCAGCACCCCCGCAAGACCGACGTCGTCGCCCCCGTCCAGAACATCCACGCGGCGGGCGGCCGACTGATCATCGAGGGTGCGGACTACGACCTCACCCCGGACGGAGTCACCAGGAAGCAGGCGGAGTACCGGCTCACCGACGTGTGCGAATCCGGCGTCGCGGAGAAGCTCGGCATTCCGGTCGGCTACCTGCGGAAGACCCGGACCGAGGCCCCGCACCTGTGGGACGCGAACGTCAACGGGTGGCTCAGCCACCACAGCCGCGCCGACAAGTCGTTCATGGTCCGCACGCTGACCCCGGCCCAGGGTGAGGACACCGGCACCGCTCGCGCGTTCCTCAGCCCCAGCTACCGGATCATTGACAATCTGGACATCCTGACCGCCGCGCTCCAGGGCGTGCGGGACGCCGGTGTCGAGGTCCGGCTGGACAAGTGCGACCTCACCGACCGGAAGATGTACGTCAAGATCACCGCCCCGCAGGTCAGCGCCTACGCGCCGGAGCTCCTGAAGGACTACCGGAGCCCGTTCAGCGGCGCGCGTGGGGCCGACAACCCGACCGTCTTCGCCGGGTTCGAGATCAGCAACAGCGAAACCGGGTGCGGGGCATTCACCATCGTGCCCCGACTGGTGGTCCAGGTCTGCGACAACGGAATGGTGATCACCAAGGACGTCATGCGCTCCGTGCACATCGGCGGCAAGCAGCAGGACGGAGTGATCCGGTGGAGCGACACCACCCAGGCCCGCACGCTCGAAGTCATCGCCTCCCAGACCACCGACGCCGTCAGCACATTCCTTGACCACGACTACGTCGTCCGACAGCTGCGGTCCATCCAGGAGACCGCCGCGACCCGGGTGAAGAACCCGGAGGCCACCATCACCACCGTCGCCCAGCGGCTCAAGTTCACCGAGGAGCGCCGGGCCGACATCTTCGCCCACTTCATCCAGGGCGGAGACCTCTCCGCCGGTGGCGTGATGCACGCCGTCACCTCCGTCGCCCAGACCCTCCCCGACGCCGACGACGCCCACGAGTTCGAAGCCCACGGCATCCGCGCCATGGAGCTGGCCGCCTCCCTGTGACCGCCCCGCCGCCCGGCCCACCAGGGCCGGGCGGCCCGCCACAGAACGCCACCAGCGCACCACGAGAACCGGGACGCCCGTTGAACACCGCCGTTGAACGCCTTCGCAACCTCGTAGCCGACGTCACCACCTTCGAAGAGGAGTGGGAGGACAAGCTCCGTACGGCGCTGCCGTCCTACGACCCGAACCGCGCAGACTTCCCCGTCGACCCCGACGAGGAGGAGGACTACTACACGCTCTGCGCCGACCGCGCGGCCGAGGCCCGCGACCAGCTCCACCGGGTGACCATCGGCATCGAAGCCGTCGCCCGCGAGCTGACCGACACCGTCGCCGAGGCGGACCAGCCCGGCTGACCGAACCACCGGCCGCCCAGCGCGAAGCTGGGCGGCCCCCGGCCGGGAGCGCCGAGCTGCGGGGATCGACCCCGCACCACGGCCCAACCCCTCCCGCAGCCCACCCACCGAGCACCAGCCCGCCGCACCGCCCGCCGGCCCCTGCCGCCCGCACCCGGGCGGCCCCCGGCCGGGAGCGCCGAGCTGCGGGGATCGACCCCGCACCACGGCCCAACCCCGCGCGGCGCCGCCTGCTGCCCACCTTCACCGCTTCCCGCACCACCAGGAGAACCACGTGCCGACCCTGCCCCACACCGGGCTCCAGACCCCAGAGCAGCCCCGCTACGAGGTCACCAGCTGCCAGGAGCTGACGCTGCTCCGGGCAACTCCGTTCCTGGCCGTCCTCAGCCACGGCAGCCGCAAGATCGGCAGTGCTCAAAACTACGGCGACGGGGACGCCACGGAGTTCGTGCCCCACAGCGACTTCGACGTGGCCGACTTTGCCCGCTTCGCCGACGCCTGCCGACTCGACGGCCAGCCCGTCAACCTCTCCCTGCTGCTCGATCTGCTGATCGAGGAGTTCAACGTCGGCCGCTCACTGCGCGCTCAGGCACTCCAGGGCCGCACCCTGCTCCGCGAGGTCGGCCCTGACGGCACCGCCACCATCAGCGGCACCATCCCGATGCCCGCCACCGCGGACGACCGCCGCCGCGCGCACACTGCCCTCCGGCTGCCGCTCACCATCGGTGCCGTGACCCAGTTCTGGAACGGCACCTCCTGGGAGCACCTGGCCAGCACCCCCGCGACCTGACCCGCGCCGGTGCGCCCCGGACGCCTGGACCGCGCCGAGACCCAGCCAGACCTCACCGCCCTGATCACCCACAGAAGAGACACCAGCATGCCCAAGTTCATCGTCCCCATCGACGTCATCACCGTCCACGTGGTGCCCGTCCTGGCCCCGACCGCCGACGCCGCCAAGGCAGAGGCGGAACGCATCGTCGCCAGCGACCGGAAGACCTGGTTCGACCACACCGAGCCGCTGTGCGTCGGCGACGCCCACACCGAGGCCGAGTGGGACGCCCAGCAGGAAGCCTCCAGCCGCGAAGACCTCGGACGGGTGACCATCCCGTTCCCCGCCAGGCCGGCGAAGAAGACCGCCGCCGCTCGGTTCCGCGCACCGCGCACCGACCACCACGCCGACGGCACCGCATGCCCGCCCGAGCACAGGCACACCACCTCCGGCAAGCCACTCACCTCGGGGTGTCCCGGACGCGCCTACTCCAGGGCCGAATGCAGCTGCGGCGAATGGTCGATCAAGCACACCGGCAAGGGCTACGTGGACGACGCGCGTCGACAGCACATCAGCACCGCGCACTGACGACTCGCTCAACCCCAACCGATCAACGGGTGCAGTCCGGAGGGCAACCGGACCGCACCTGCCCACGAAACCCGAGAGAACAAGATCGTGACTCCGACCCCCACCGACAGGGACGCGCTCACCGCGGACCTCACCGTCGGCATACTCGGCGTCTGCGCGTTCGCCGTCTCCTTCACGCACGTCGTGCAGACCGCCACCGAGGCAGGCCAGAGCGGATGGGTGGCCTACGCCATCGCCGTCTCAGTCGAGCTGATGGCGCTCGGAGCCGTCTCCGAGATCCGCCGCCGCAAGCGCGCCCGACAGCCAGCCCGCTGGCCGCGCGGAGTCCTCGTGCTCGGCGTGGCGATGAGCCTCGCCGCCAACCTCGCCGTCGCCCGGCCCACCCCGTGGGGATACGTGATGGCAGCCTGGCCCAGCCTGGCGTTCCTCGCCGCCGCCGGGATCGTAGAGTCCCGTCCCACCGGCCAGCGGACCGACCACGCGCCCCCACCGCTCACCACCGTGGTCACCAGCGAGCACCAGGACGTCGCCGCAGACCCACCGCCGCCGGCTCTGCCCTTGGCGGAGCCGGACGACCGGCCCCAGACCGAGGACCTTCCCGAAGAGGCCGGCGAAGCAGAAGCCGAGGACCCCGGCGAGCAGCTGGCCACCGCCCGGCCGACGGAGCGGCCGAGCAAGCTGCGCGTCATCACCGACCTGCTCGCCGCGATGCGCGCCGACCCCGACTGGCGCCCCGACTACGACGAGTTGACCACCAGCACCGGCTACAGCCGGTCGTGGTGCGAGAAGCGGGTGGCCGACGCCCGCACGCTCAACGGCCGTACGGAGCCCGGCTCCGTGCAGGAGCCCCCCGTCCACACGGGAGACCCGCGGCCCCGCACCCCGCTCCGCACGGCTGAGGGGGCCGACGACCAGCCCCTCCCGCTCACCTCCCGACCCGCACCGAACCCGTACGAGGAACCCGCACATGAGCACCACCCTCCACATACCGCCGCAGCTGCGTAACGCCGACGCCTACGTGCTGAACAACAGCGCAGGCAAAGACAGCGCCGCGATGCTCCACCTCTGGGCCACCAACGCCACCGACGAGATGCTGGAACGCACCGTCGTCCTCCACCTCGACCTCGGTACGGCGGAGTGGCCCGGCGTCCCCGCA is part of the Kitasatospora cineracea genome and harbors:
- a CDS encoding DUF932 domain-containing protein; amino-acid sequence: MTITLARTSTRNASLSEIVGILREQHPRKTDVVAPVQNIHAAGGRLIIEGADYDLTPDGVTRKQAEYRLTDVCESGVAEKLGIPVGYLRKTRTEAPHLWDANVNGWLSHHSRADKSFMVRTLTPAQGEDTGTARAFLSPSYRIIDNLDILTAALQGVRDAGVEVRLDKCDLTDRKMYVKITAPQVSAYAPELLKDYRSPFSGARGADNPTVFAGFEISNSETGCGAFTIVPRLVVQVCDNGMVITKDVMRSVHIGGKQQDGVIRWSDTTQARTLEVIASQTTDAVSTFLDHDYVVRQLRSIQETAATRVKNPEATITTVAQRLKFTEERRADIFAHFIQGGDLSAGGVMHAVTSVAQTLPDADDAHEFEAHGIRAMELAASL
- a CDS encoding DUF2637 domain-containing protein; translated protein: MTPTPTDRDALTADLTVGILGVCAFAVSFTHVVQTATEAGQSGWVAYAIAVSVELMALGAVSEIRRRKRARQPARWPRGVLVLGVAMSLAANLAVARPTPWGYVMAAWPSLAFLAAAGIVESRPTGQRTDHAPPPLTTVVTSEHQDVAADPPPPALPLAEPDDRPQTEDLPEEAGEAEAEDPGEQLATARPTERPSKLRVITDLLAAMRADPDWRPDYDELTTSTGYSRSWCEKRVADARTLNGRTEPGSVQEPPVHTGDPRPRTPLRTAEGADDQPLPLTSRPAPNPYEEPAHEHHPPHTAAAA